Genomic window (Achromobacter sp. B7):
CTCGTTCCACGAATAGAACAGTTTGTTCCGTCCAAAATCGGCCGCTTTGGCCCTGCCGCTAGTGCGCGTGTCACGGTTCGACCGTTAGAATTCGTTCCCATACCACCCCCTATCTACCAGTCGAAAGGTCAAGTCCCATGAGCAACGCTTATCTCGAGGCACTCAAGAAGCGCCGTACGCAGTATTCGCTGGGCCGTAATGTGTCGGCCTCCAAAGAAGAACTGGCCAGCCTGATCCAGGAAGCCATCAAGCACAGCCCTTCGTCGTTCAACTCGCAAAGCTCGCGCGCTGTCATCCTGTTTGGCGATGAAAGCGTGAAGCTGTGGGATCTGGCCATCGAAGAAGTGCGCAAGGTTGCGCCGGCCGAAGGTTTCGACAAGACCGAAGCCAAGCTCAAGAGCTTCGCCGCCGGCGTGGGCACCGTGCTGTTCTTCGAAGACCAGGACGTGGTGCGCAGCTTGCAGGAAAAATTCGCGCTGTATGCCGACAACTTCCCGGTGTGGTCCGAGCAGTCGGGCGGCATGGCTCAATTGTCCACCTGGGCAGCCCTGGCCAACGCCAACGTCGGCGCCAGCTTGCAGCATTACAACCCGCTGATCGACGGCGTGGTCGCGCGTGAATGGAACGTGCCGGCCTCGTGGAAGCTGCGCGCGCAAATGCCGTTCGGCTCCAACGAAAACGGTTTTGGCGACAAGCCTTTCATGGACGATGCCGAGCGTTTCCGCGTGGTTGGCTGAATGCCCTGACGTGACGTGACGTGACGTGACGCAGGCGCCGGTCGCCTGATCAAAAACGCCATGCAAGCCCGCACTTCCGACACAGGAAGCGCGGGCTTTTTCATGGGGCGGCACAAATTGTCGACAAGTGCATAATGGTCGTTTGTCCGGCCCGACTCCTTTGGGCCGGCAGCGCTGCCGCGCGGCAGCAAGCGCGCTTGAAGGAGAGATGCCGTATGGATCCGATACTTGCCGGGCTGTCCAGATCCTTGCCCCAAGCCAAAACGGTCGAGCAACTGACCCGCCCCTTGCTGGACATGTTGGGCAGCGTGACGGGATTGGAATCCACGTACCTGACCGAGATCGATCTGAAGGCCGATTTGCAGCATGTGCGCTACGCCCGCAACGTGGGCGATTTGCAGATTCCCGAAGGCTTGTCCGTGCCATGGTCGGACACGCTGTGCAAGCGCGCCCTGGAAGACGGGCGCATGTGCACCAGCGACGTCGCCAATTGCTGGCCGGATTCCGAAGCCGCGCGCCAGCTGGGCATCCAGACCTACGTCAGCGCGCCCGTGCGTACCGACGAAGGCCAGCTGTTGGGCACGTTGTGCGCCGCCAGCGCGCGCCAATTGCAGTTGGCGCCGCAGGCCGAGTCCGTGTTGAAGCTGTTCTCGAACGTGATCGCCAACTTCCTGCAACGCGAAATGTTGATGGAACAACTGCACTCGGCCAACGTCCAGCTGATGTCCTACGCGATGACGGACCCGCTGACGGGCCTGCCGAATCGCCGTGCCCTGTACGAAGAGCTGGAACGCCTGGAACAACGTGCGTTGCGCGAAGGCGGCAGCGTGTTGGTGGGCGTGATCGACCTGGATGGTTTCAAGGGCATCAACGATACGTACGGCCATCAGCAGGGGGATGTGTTCTTGCAGGAGATCGCACGCCGCGTCGCCGCCGCCTTGCGCACGTCCGACATGCTGGGCCGCATCGGTGGCGACGAATTCGTGCTGGTGGGGCCAGGCCCCGAGCTGGATCGCATGGACGCCACGGCGGGCGCCGCCGCGCAACGGGGTGACGCCATGGAAGCCGCGCGGTCGCTGGAAGAACGCGCCACGGCGGCCACGGCAGGGCGCTACCAGCTAGGCGATGCCGTGGTGTCTTACGAAGGAGCCAGCGTGGGTGTGGTGGCCGTGGACCCGCGCGGCCTGGACGCCGAAGCGGCGGTTCGCCTGGCCGACGCGCGCATGTACGAGATCAAGCGCGCGCGCAAAGGGGCGCGCACGATCCATTAAGCATCACCGATACGCCCGCTCGGCCGCCGACCACTTCAACGTCTTGCGCCACTTGCCGCTTTGTTGGCGCAGTTGCAGGTCAAAGTAGCCGTCGGTTTTCTCGGGCAGCACAATCAGGAGGTTGCTGGCGTCGGACATGTCGTGATCGCGCGTGCCGTCGGGATGCCAGTCGCCCGCGATGGACTTGAAGAAGGACATGGGCTGCGCGAACACCACGCGCAGCGTGGGGCCGTCGATGTGAAACAGGTACAGGGCCTCGAAGTTGGCGCCGCCGCCTGAATAGCCTTCGCTCCATCCGGCGCGCACGCCGAAGGCCACGGCGCCGGGGGCGATTTTGTAGGCGGCCAGATCGAAGCGTTTCCATTCGGTGGGCACCGATAGCAACGGCGCGTTGGCGTCTTCCGTTGCTACGTCCTGGGGCAGGTCGATATCGGTATCGCGCCAGTCGGTGGGCGTCTTGACGGGGCCGTTGGTGCGCGCCAGCAGCGTGGGGGCGGCGCCCGGCGTCGTGCCGAACACGCCAAACCAGACGCCGTTCTTGTCGTCGTCGCTGGACAGGTCGGCGCATTCGCCGCCACCGTATTTGATCAGCTGCGCCGCGCGTTCGGGCGTGGACGCCAGGCAGACCATTGCGACAAACGTGCCCGGGCGCTGCCCCCACGGCTTTGCGCCGGCCACCAGCAGCCGCTTGGGATCCTGGCCCGGGGCCAGTTGCTGCACCAGGAATTCACGCGTGAAGCCGTCGGGCAGCGCAACGCCCAACCCGTCCGGTTGGGGCGCGCCGCTCATCTGGCTGTCGTACATCCGGCGGGCATCTTCCGTCTGGATGGCGCCGCGCGCCTTGTCCAGCGACGGCACCGTCGTGTCTGCCCATGCTTGCGGCACATATGACGCGCAGGCCAACAGGGGGGTCAACAGTAGCGAGGCGAATCGGATGCGCATGGGTAAGGGAAGCGTGTTAGGGGTTGAGGAAGCCGGCGCAGGATAGCGCGGGTGCACGTTTCAGAACGTTGAACTCTGTTTCTATTTTGTAAGTTGATTTCATGCAGAATGGCACGCCGGGTGCCCGGCGCCACGCTGGCCCCGCTGGCTTACGCAAAGAGAGAAGACGCAATGACATTGGTACGTTTCCCACTGAACGCGGTGAAGGGCGTTTTTCTGGTCGGCGTGTTCGCGCTGTCCGCGCCGGCGATGGCCATCAATTGCGCCAAGGCGGGTACCGCCGTCGAAAAGCTGATCTGCGCCGACAAGGCCACCGTCGCGGCCGATGCGAACTTGAATCGCGCTTACCAGGCGATCTTGAAGCAGGCGCCCGACGACAGCATCCGCGCGATGCTGGTCG
Coding sequences:
- a CDS encoding nitroreductase family protein: MSNAYLEALKKRRTQYSLGRNVSASKEELASLIQEAIKHSPSSFNSQSSRAVILFGDESVKLWDLAIEEVRKVAPAEGFDKTEAKLKSFAAGVGTVLFFEDQDVVRSLQEKFALYADNFPVWSEQSGGMAQLSTWAALANANVGASLQHYNPLIDGVVAREWNVPASWKLRAQMPFGSNENGFGDKPFMDDAERFRVVG
- a CDS encoding sensor domain-containing diguanylate cyclase, with amino-acid sequence MDPILAGLSRSLPQAKTVEQLTRPLLDMLGSVTGLESTYLTEIDLKADLQHVRYARNVGDLQIPEGLSVPWSDTLCKRALEDGRMCTSDVANCWPDSEAARQLGIQTYVSAPVRTDEGQLLGTLCAASARQLQLAPQAESVLKLFSNVIANFLQREMLMEQLHSANVQLMSYAMTDPLTGLPNRRALYEELERLEQRALREGGSVLVGVIDLDGFKGINDTYGHQQGDVFLQEIARRVAAALRTSDMLGRIGGDEFVLVGPGPELDRMDATAGAAAQRGDAMEAARSLEERATAATAGRYQLGDAVVSYEGASVGVVAVDPRGLDAEAAVRLADARMYEIKRARKGARTIH